Genomic DNA from Cyprinus carpio isolate SPL01 unplaced genomic scaffold, ASM1834038v1 S000000170, whole genome shotgun sequence:
ATTAGTAGagactttaaccctctggagtctaagggtatttttggggcctggagaatttttgtcatgccctgacatttgtgcttttttcagtttcttataaatatctaggctaaagtctaatctcactgtaatcagcacaaactaggctataataatatgtgagcagcatgtatgtacatgattgtgtttttgagaaaaaaaatgttatgcgtggttagtgaaaaactaaaaatgttaaatcacttgaataaggcaataaaacacacacagaaaattggttcccaggaattttgagaactggagcttgtagcctagaattttttttctaaatgttgtgaaaatcatcttgtttactcacttacagaaaacaatatattgatttatattttctaagacactttttgttggtaaaagtcatatgcgagtaggcgtcaactatcatgaattcacacctgagaagacaaagacctgcataatgagctgcataatgagccattcagtcagctgtgtcactgagagggatgagttacaagaaagaatgtgaggacaaaataaatgtatataattttatgtttgtagtttatttagaatatatttaattatcccacaacataatttaatactcacttgttagtgcagttaaacagtttattaggaacaatcaaagctgacttttaaactgaattttttgcatcattactccagtcacacaatccttcagaaatccttttaacaatcttattttctacacacacaaaaaacatttattgttgttattattatcattattattattattagtgttgaagagctgagaatatttttttcaggttttttaggggggataaattgaaagaatagcattgtttgttatatttgttacagttacatttattggtacatttatattatttacatcaagcttttgaatggtgtagtagtgtatattgttattgaaacttcataatatttcacttgattgtacatttagtcaggaattatagtttggaaaaagtctttggaaaaagtctaactagtaaaatgtttacacgttatgtgaaaactagtacaagtatataaataaataaaaagagacttactcatgtttatgatctctgctgaataaagtgcttcattctttttttctgaggaaatccaaatctctaatcctcaaccacatgacatcttttttggggtgaattatgtcttattcctctcatcgcgaagcaaacagtaaaataaaaaaaacttgaagaacagtctcgctgcgttgtcttctgttgtgtgggcgtattcaagctgcgcgctttagtgaaacattataatttgaatagcACGCTCGgcgcgtggtcgcattagaagataatgaagggagacgtgaaaaacggacatcgcgttgttttcatatggattactttttcacagaatatttgttttcggcagcaattgtttagtttaaaagtacacatgtcaggctttctatagatatctctctcatgtctctgtgttgagtactattcactgagttacagttcattttaatgacgcgtttgtaactgaagatcagcgcagacaaaggctgcagacagcactcctggtttgttatctttattttataagtgcacaaagttttgttgttatttatgtctgtatacaaaaaaaaagtagaccctttacagattcgattgatgtattgctcttatctgtacgatcaaaactgaaagtgtaatttaagttcttttcggggttatcaggagaaaataccccaaaacgcgtatacgcgttaatcgactccagagggaagagacctgaagtgggtcagaaaaggtaaagagagtTGAGAGAAAATACGATGCGTCAGATCTAAGGAATAGCAGCCAGAACAACCTactaaccagctgctgtgatgtctgttcctcaaagaacaaaagaaaaaaaaagaaaaatcagtaacttttatatatatagcgttaggattcatctatatttaatttagaatttagtgtttgataacttcaatttcaaatacaatatctttatatttctgctgaagggcacaggtaaatgaCATTTAGTGGAGACCAGGTATGGTTGTAACATGGAGAGTTGTAACAACACTTCCACCTATCAGGGACAAGCTGGGAGTCCTaccataatttcattatttacccacttcccactgatatatatatatatatatatatatatatatatatatatatatatatatatatatatttagatagatagatagatagaaagatagaaagatagatagaaatgcatatattttctTCCTTTCTGGTAAAGCATGCAAATATCAATGAACAAATGTGTATTTAATGTACAAGCCACAATAATAGTGGAATTTTCCTTAAACTGAAGAATTTTCATATTTAGGACAAGTGTTTGTGGCAACTGGCTTCTTTGAACACTGGTCTTATCAACATAGGCCTCAGTGTGCTATACTTTATTTACAATTGCAGATCATTTCAAATAGTAGTATACCAGTAACCACTgtatttcttttctgtttttttttttttttttacttctagaaCCCATATTTGACAGAATTTCACACCCATTTGAGGCATACTTGTTTTGCTTTGTGATGACCCTATTTACTTCTACAACTAACCTGCTTTGTAAGTTATTACACCTTAAAACAAGCACATAATTGTGATAAAAAATGTCCTTTGTATTTGCTGGTATATTACTGAGATACTTGTATAAAGATTAATGTTGATTATATATCTAGTTTACCCAAAAAGAAAATTGCCATTTAATCTCCATGTAATTTTATCCCATAAAAAGTGTTCATTTTCATGACCCGCATGAAGATATTTAAAGCAAAACTCCAGACACTTCAAAACGTTCCTAaagaaaccataaaataaaatccatgctCCATGAATGGGGCCATTTAATCTACTTTTGGGCCAAACGGTTCTATGAATTGTAAGTAGCAGTTTCAGTTATATTTCCACTTGAACTTAGTTAGGTGTATTGTGATTATAAACCATTCTTGATCCGTAATTCTCAACCAAACACGCTGAACCATGGTGTAGAAGCTTGTAGTGACGTCCCTGCTCAAGATTGGTCATTTGTCTTTTGCCTAGCCACCAGTTTCTCTGTAGCTAGTCAAGTGTGCTATTTGAGCGAAGTAAAAAAgataatagtaaaattaaaagaaatatttcatCTTTCATAACATGGGCGCTATTTACACCTGGCACCATATCTTAACTCTTGCATTACTAAGGCAACAACATTTGTGATGCATGCCAAAGAGCTGTTAACAGCCCAacagtgaaaaatgaaaaatatctgTATCAACTTGGGCCGGATTGACACAGAATAGAACGGTTAAGCAATGAGAATAGTTTGGCCCGACAGTAGAAAAGCGgctcaagtcttctgaagagacatgatcGCTTTATATGATCAACTGTCTAAAGTTTTGGGTGAATAGACATTCAGTTAAAGAACAGAAATTTCTCAGatttcattgaaaatgtttttctttgttttcttaaaataaaaagtcatgggtgagtaaatgacgacataAATTTCAAGTTTGATTGAACTAACCCAATGGCATGGCAGTGTAGACAGGACAGATAACACTAAAAACGTATCCACATTTCCCaactaatattgtttttatttgttgttatacaGGTGTATGTTGATGCTTTCTCACTAGTATCTGTTGGGTTGTTGACCATCATTGAAGATGTACTTACCCAGATCTTCTTTGCCTTGGCCCTGTGTCTTCTGCCATCATTGTTCAGAGTAGTACTGCAAAGATCAATCTCCAGGATCTACCTCAACCTTTCCAGACTGTCATATGCTACATTTGGATTACTGCTACATTTGGATTACCCTAATACCATGAAAAACTCTTACTGTGTGATGCTTAACttgggacagaaaaaaaacacattggcaACTGGTGCGGCCAACCTCAGTAGACAACTTCAGTCTGACAGTttcagtttcacaatttgagatgaattactgaaataaatgaacttttccacgacattctaatttattgagatgcacctgtatatctatGGTGtactgtagacagcatcactgattataacaaGTTATAGTATTTTGCCACGCCACTCACATCGGGTGTAGACATtatgtaacattggttttgctttgtttcacagaactaatcgttgcctgggttgcgtatgtgtggggcggagctatcaaataGGGGCGAGAAGCTTTTGGGGCAGGGGCGTGTTTggtttggtgatttcaaatggcAACATTGCATGgttaccagaaatcacttaccctgcctttaagaaagaaatcatttacctgttgagtgttgacagtctgtgtagttAGCTGAACTCCAGAAAATCAGTAATAAACAACCTTTTTTAGAGTGTACCCTCTGttagtaataaatgaataaataataatttaaaaattctaaCAATATGGATTATGAATTTAATGTCTCTGTTACTTAGTGGAGAAGAGGAGTATCCTCAGCTTAACAAGAGCTGCTCACACTTACATGTGATCAAATGAAGAGAAAATAAcatgtttgttttgaaaaccagacacaattttaaagttacatttgtattaaaattaaaaaatgaaatcatttacctgttgagagtgtgttgacagcCAGTTGGATCACTCAGCTCCAGAAAATCAGTAATAAGGTGCTTTGACAGTTAAAAAAAGGCAGAAATAAAGAACCCTAAACTCTAACAAAGAACCATttcagcatttatatatatagcaaaaaacaGCACgaataaagaaatagaaaaaagataCAATTTAAACAATTCTTTTCAGGTTTGAGTTTTTCAGGTTTGTAggtgttcaggtacagaaattgaataatgaaGTATAAAATAACTTTGCTTAGTCTTCacttttaaaactaaagaaagatatagttttaacaagaattaatacGTTTTTCAGTCAAAATCAGTGAGGGATTTTCTTTAAAATcccttgaatgtttaaattgacaAGGCttaaaaatatgtgcaaatgataaacttttgtGACAGATTTGTCACTGGTCTCTTCGGGCAACTGACAAATATGTCAGCTGTCCTGAGCATTCATGCAAGCCCTGGGCCATCACACAGTCCCTACTGTCAATAGccttataaatgaattaaattattcaGTGGTTCATTCACTAAGACAGTGGCCTTCCATATTGTTTTCTTTGATGTCTATTTTTGTGATAAATGCTTTTGTGAAAAGTAAACTTCTTCATTAGTGTATGGGAATTGGAATGAAGTACAAGTAGTGTTACTatgtaaaaagttatttatttttaaaaattattatgggagggtgaaattattatttatttattttttttaactagggCACCTGCCCTCCAAAATCTCTATGCATGTCCTTagtagaaacatttaaataaaagtcatgtaatcctatttttttttgccaaacagcaccacaaaacaaaaatcgGACCAAAAAGGTCAATGACAAGTGGGCCCCACATTGGCTTTGTAGGTTTACTGTGGGCTTGCCCACAAAAAAACCTACATGGGACCTTTATAAGGGCAATACCATGTGGGCCCCACATGGGCTATCCCATACGGGGCCTGTGTGGGtttagtgtgggcaagcccaCAGtgggcttgcccacactaaaCCCCAAGTGGGCCCCAAAGGGTAATCCCATGCGGGACCCACATGGGCTATCCCATATGGGGCCTATGTGGGTTTTCTGTGGGCAAGCCCACAGtgggcttgcccacactaaaCCCACATAGGGGCCCCAAAGGGCAATCCCATGCGGGCCCCACATGGGCTAACCCACCTGGGGCCCACTTGGGGTTTAGTTTGGGTTTTTCCTGCCCGCACTGTCCCATAGAAAACCCGCAGTGGGCCCGCGTGGGCATGTTTGCTGGGTTATCTTTGTGTCTTATTAAGCTAATACTGTCAATAAAAGATTTACGTAAACACAGTTGTGTTATGACTAAAGTGAAAGCAAGCAAACATTTGAGAGAAAATTGGGTGCGAGTCATGCGTGTATAGTAGACGCGTCGCGTGCAGGTCTTTAAGTGACAGAGCAGCATTATAGTAAACATGTTTAGGCTTAtccttaaagcaatagttcacccagaaatgataATTCTCTCATATTTTACTCACtctaaagttgttccaaacatgtattaatttctttcttgtgctgaacacaaaataagatattttgaataatgtgatACAAAAAGTTGCTCATctccattgacttgcatagtagggaaaaaatatactatggaagtcattggaGACTAAGAGATAATAACTCTCTGCTCTTGACTGGGAACTTTAATAGTAGCTTTAATACGAATcaatctataatatatacagtaaagtctatttagtgttttatttttatattaaattttttgaatgCTACTGTGAAATCTACTgtagctgaataataataatatataaagtactgtttatcttaatttttaataacaaagaaaataaaaaagattttttatcttTGCCATTTTGGCctatatgcaattatttttcttaaattagaTCAtataaggaaatatgagataaatTTTAAGTGTGTTTTAATTGAAGGAAGGCAGCTTTGTTGactaatttatgtttgtttgctttttatgtGAAATGGGGAATGAATGGAGCAGTACTGAGGTAAGTGAAATTTCATACAGAATGTGTCCATAAATAGTATATAAGGCAGATTGAGTTGAAATGtaccttatatattatataattttatgtattaaagTTTGTATAACTAGAGTATCGAGTTCTCTTTCGTGCTTGAACAAACACTTGAATTACCAAACAGAATTATGCCAAAATTCCTGTTTTGTCGATCTTTGTCATTAGAGCAGtcttaaaatagataaataatttcttaaataactTGAGAGTTCTGAGAAAATCAGATGTGCATCAGATCTGTGTCATGTTAGACAGTGTCAGATCTTAAATTCAGAGCAGCCTAATAAACCAGTTGGTGTGATGCAGTGTAAATTTCATTAACGAAGACGAAAATGTTCGTTGACAACTTTTTTTCCCTGCAAGGCAAGATGATGAGAGGTGATACCTATGTGACTATATCAAAACATGCAATAACGTTTACAAAAAGGAGCGCATCTACAGAGTTAAGccattgtaaattgtaatatgtttattttgtgtacatGATTCATCTAAAATAGGACGTGTTTGGTTGAGGTAATGAATGATGCAGTAAGTGCTTAATTGTACTGGTGATCATCTTTATCTTTAACGTGCACATCTCAAACAGCAATGCACATTTATAACTATAATTGAGGATATCATATACATGctattataatgagaacactattgTAATAAAAAGTTGTGAATTCCCTGGGTTTACTTGCcgtgttttagtgtgtttttgtggaaGTAGCGTTTCCAGAACAGGCATTACACATTCTAACCAGCACAGTCAAGGTCGCTTGTGCATTCACGTCATTTTGTCCTGAGTCGGAATATATTAagtttatgtaataaaaatatcttaatattctCACATAggttgttttgttaaattaaacaagCTGTTAGAAAGGTTATTCAGTTTCCCGTTGCTTGTTGTCTTAAGCACATGCGTGATCAAACAgcaatgcaaaacattaaaaGTTATGATTGGTACTGttatatcattataattttatacacTATTGTAATAAAAGGTTATAAATTATCTGCGTTTAGTTCCAAACTgaacaattactaaaaaaatttaattttaaaattaaaactgctgTGATTTCTGTCATTAATGGTAATCAATGAACAAAGGAAACAGCAAATTGTAGGTGTAATAAAGActaatctgttttaaaatgttaaaaactgtaagcttttaattatactaaaatgttgaatgtatatgtttttaatgaattccATAGAGATAgtagtaatattattatcatctttCATAAAAAgatggcattaaataaatatttaaaatatactccATTGGTTTCACAGACTAGGCTTAATCTAGTTCAAGACTAAAATGCAGGTTTGAGtcatttcaactgaaagaaacttgtacTGACATATTACtaacattgttttgtgttaagATGCACactagtaatgttttttttcttttctagggCACATATAAAAGATACATAAATATCCTAATTGAACTaaggcctaatcctggtttagtttaagccctgtctgtgaaatgaTGGCActgttattaatttgtttgtaatgtggacaataactgaaattattgttatataaaatattaagctgaaatgtttttaatcttGATTAATTGGAGAAAGAAGGTGTAATTAAGTAGCACATTTTTTAATAGATTGATTAATtggtgaaattatttttatttaagttgttaattttttatatatatatatatatatatatatatatatatatatattattgttttacattttaatgaaacaaataGTGATAATCATTGAAACTGATTATAATTATTGGCGACTAATTGcttaccaatattttttgaaactgaatttgatatttttccttgtttttcagAAGACTTTCAGAACTCATCTAAGATAAGTCATGGTAAACTATTGCTtgtcattatgaaaatattagcAATGCAGGTCATTGTGTCAAAGttaaacaaatgcattatttaacaGTTTAGTTGCAAGttaattaaaagcattaattgGTATTTGGTAATTTAGTTGTTGTGAAAAACTAATTTAGTATCAGTGTATTTTTGTGAAggtaaatacatttgttaaatgttGACAAAGTTTTTGGCTAAAAAGAAAGTACAAATTAAgggcaaaaataattaattagtttaactttTTGCTTGTGAAGTAATGATGAAAGttatgtataaaacattttagactaGTGCATAAAATTCAATTTAGAAAGCACTGTGCTAAacttgtttctctgtgtgtgtttttatgtaattGCAGATGCCACGTGGAAAGGGTTTCCGTCGGTCTTTGGCGGCCAAGAGGAGGAATGCTGAGCGTTATACGCTCAGTTCCTTCTTGGACTTAGAAGAGGTTGTGCCTCCTCTCCAAAAAAAGGCAGTTTCTAACAGCTCTTTACAAGAGAGTGTTGACATTGAAaactcaatgaaatctgacaCAAAGAACTCTCAAAATTGTCACAAggctttcaaaaatgtttcaaactcTGTTACAAGTGTTACCGCAAATGTTCCAAAGTCTGCCACAAGTGTTGCCAAAAATGTTCCCAAGTCTGTCACAAGTGTTGCCAAAAATGTTCCAAAGTCTGCCACAAGTGTTCCAATGTCTAACAAAAGCTGGAGTGATGTTACCAGAGCTTCAGTTGTCAATAACTCTGGTTATTTCCCACAGAAAGTCATACGTGGTTCTTTCCATCAGGGTGATGCGCGATTTGGTTTGAACAGAAACCGTCAGTGTGCAGTGAACAGTATCACAGCAGTCATGACGAGTGTGCTTAAGGATGTGCTGACATGGACAACAGAGGACCTGAATGCTGTTCTGTTGCATGGAAATGAGCTGTACACATCAATGAGACTGCAGGGGCAGATCCACGATCGAACAGGGCTGGGTCACATTTCTGTTGCAGAAATGCCAAGACTGCACACACTTCATAACACAACATTCTCAATAAAGCATGGAGAATCTTTCTGTGGTGTTATTGGTGTTGATCTCTATGATGAATCATTGCGAGATGTGTCTATGTCTATAGAAGAAGCACTTCAGAGGGCTCTGCTTCAGTGTGATGCATGTTTGTTAAACATTAAAGAATACATTTGTGCAGTCATAAAGGCAGGGCCAATATTTGCTCTAGTGGATCCCCATTCACGTAATGGTAAAGGTTTACCTGAACCTAATGGAAGAAGCATAATAGTTTACTGTGATGACATATACATGTTGTTTAGTCATGTTGGTAACCTTGCCTTCTCACTGAATGCCCAGGGAACACCTTTTGAAGTGACGTCTGTGAAAGCAACGGTAATTGGTAAGACCACAACTATGGAGGCAAGTTCTAAGTCTGGTCAAGAAAGCAGCGGCAATGTTTCACATGCAACCACAGAGAAGGAAAGTAAGTGCATCGGACACCGTGGTAAACGCACACGTAAAGATAAAGTAGCAAGTCTTACACATGTTTCATCTACGAGCTCGGAGCAGAGTAAGTATATCAAAGACCACGATCAACACACacttgtaaacaaacaaacgagTGTTTGCAAATTGGATCAGACATGCCTGgattcaagtaagaaaaacagTCAATTGAAAACTGAGCCAGAA
This window encodes:
- the LOC109057905 gene encoding uncharacterized protein LOC109057905 gives rise to the protein MMPRGKGFRRSLAAKRRNAERYTLSSFLDLEEVVPPLQKKAVSNSSLQESVDIENSMKSDTKNSQNCHKAFKNVSNSVTSVTANVPKSATSVAKNVPKSVTSVAKNVPKSATSVPMSNKSWSDVTRASVVNNSGYFPQKVIRGSFHQGDARFGLNRNRQCAVNSITAVMTSVLKDVLTWTTEDLNAVLLHGNELYTSMRLQGQIHDRTGLGHISVAEMPRLHTLHNTTFSIKHGESFCGVIGVDLYDESLRDVSMSIEEALQRALLQCDACLLNIKEYICAVIKAGPIFALVDPHSRNGKGLPEPNGRSIIVYCDDIYMLFSHVGNLAFSLNAQGTPFEVTSVKATVIGKTTTMEASSKSGQESSGNVSHATTEKESKCIGHRGKRTRKDKVASLTHVSSTSSEQSKYIKDHDQHTLVNKQTSVCKLDQTCLDSSKKNSQLKTEPELAYVSKLHDNLFMADDVIGGTVDAEFNFQPLMSPDQDANLSMNDDVIIGETVGTELNFQPLMSADQDANSSINDDVIIGETVGTEFSLQPLMSADQDANLSMNDDVIIGETVGTEFSFQPLMSADQDANLSMNDDVIIGETVGRPAERICEAVTSAEQDAHLSIDDDIIFRDTVGTEFSFQPLIQKKIENIRTKYCEDSDYRQKKIENIRTKYCEDSDYRQKKIENIRTKYCEDSVYRQKKIENIYRQKRQNEIL